The nucleotide sequence ATGATGGATAAACCCAATCCTTTGTGTGAATATAAAATACAATGCTCTCACATTATTCCCCATTTATTGGGAGTGAATCATGCATGGTGAGTAGTATTTGGGTGTATGTGATTGTGATGAATATAGTTTTGGAAGAGTTTAAGTGTACCGAAAATATACACCGATATTTTAATCATTTTAAcggttgatctgaattataaaaaatatatataatatatattaattaaaatcaacggttaaaataactgaaataccGATATTTCTgatacacttaaaatttttcctATAACTTTAACAATTAGACAAAACTTTTGCATGCTCATTTATGTCCACACAATCACACTTGTCATTTTAgtaatttaatatattaatttagttttttacGCTATATCTAAGTCTAGTAGATCAAGAATTAATAATTTATAAGataaaatttgaatcaaagataCTTAATTAAGCAGAAGAAATagattctttcaattttttttaataattgaaagaGTAAAGTATGATatctaatttttaatatttttttttatattttttctggatcctacttataaaattaatggtgagagattatattttattcttaattattaaaaaaattgagaggatataTTTTCTTAAGTGAACAAGTGAACTAACCACTCGAACCACCAATCTAAGTTGGAGaataatttaacatatttatACTTCGATGTATTTAGATACATTTTAGATCTCAATGTATGCAAGGAGTAGTTATgaatttgtcaaattttaaaaattatatacttttaaatGTTAAAGATATAAATTAGGGGCATGATTATATGTGCGATAATTAAAAGTAACAATAAATAGGCACATTTTACCATATTAAACTTTAAATTTTCAATAAACAACTAATTCAAGCTTAGTTAAGTAGTATACCTAAATTCATTTTAGTTAGAAATTAAAGGTTTCAATATATATACAACCCaatgcaaaaatcaaattaaatcaaatgAAAGTAGCCTATATAAAACGTGAGGAGAAAGTTAAAAAAGAAGCTTTACCCTAATGAGATTCCAATTGAGAAGACACAAAGAGAAGAAGTACAATTGATTCTTTCACCAAGTTGAGGGGGGTTTTGGAGAAAGAAGAACATGATCACAATTTAGTACAAAAAAAATGAAACAACCCACTTTTGGCCTCAAGATAAGATAACAACTTGAAGCTAAGACCTTTTCTCAATGGTTTATTACTTTGCAACTTGAACCTTTTTCCTTGTTTCTACACAACAAGCTAATAAGGCAATGGGAATTGGAAAATGTACATATAATTATTTAACGCAATAATACCCACCGTTGGTTAGATAGATAGAAAAAATGTACAATAAAAATGGAACATGAATTGTATTGAAATCAAACCAGCCTATAAAGGAAGTGAAAATTGCTTAATGGTATGTAAAGTAGTCATAAAAATAGTGTACAAGAAGTGGATAGCAAAAATAAAAGTAGGGTTTTGTAATAAAGGGTTTGTTTTTCCTGTTTTCTTTCTACTTTTAAAACAAATCATTGCTTGATTGGTTGTTACATTATTGTACACCATTCTTCGTACTAAATAATATTACTATGAGAAAGTaagtggaaaataaataaaacaacctAAAATTAAAGCAGACATAGTGTTAGcaaaaataatatatgtattattttttcgAGTTTTGAATATTAGTTGCAATTAAATTTAGAaggaaaatattattttattttttcatgttAATCCTACTTGCCTTGAGTAGAATCACTTATTTCTCTGGCATAGAAACTCAGGTGTAATCGACTTTACctgaagttgatacctgaaagccgttagatgatttgactgatttgactaaattttcatctaacagctctcagatatcaacttcacgtgaagtcgacttcacctgagttttcaccttctCTGGGTTATTAATAAATTTGATgaaattattgattaattatCATATTCATTcgtaaattttataaaaatcatGCTCGTTTATTATTGACTTAAAATTTATCGTAAATTTTGTTGATAATTTTGACAGATAAATTTTGTTAGTAATTTTGACAAATCATTTTCACCGATAAATTTTGTCGATACtagataaatttttttatagaaactttatataaaatagaaaaatacttgTCATTTTGATTTTCGGAATTAGGGGAAAAAAAAAACCCTCCAATTCATATACcataactgaaaataaaatattattttctcatttgttatttttattaatttcttcACAGTATCTCAATCACAcaagaaacaaaaacaaaaaccaaaCCTAATAATAAACCAAATAacggtgtgaaaacaaagtatgaACTCAAAGGTATTTTCCACAATCTTAATTAGCTGTTTAGAACTTTAGATGTACATACATTAAGATTAATTAAAGTGGGACAGAGTgcacaaaatgaaaatgcaaatatAACGAAGCATGAAATGTCATAGGCTTGTCTCTAATAAATATAGCCCCCACTCCTTTTTCTGGCAAAGACACTTGCCATCAGCAAAATCATCCTTATTTTAGAAAGTTGAAGGAAGATTGGACaaagggtaaaaaaaaaaaaatcgattaTGCTACATGTACACTAAGATCAGCCATCAAATTCagttatcagtataaaatatatattggaaTATAAATATacgttaaaaataaattaaaccacacatatatttatatacaaatatattagtagctaattttagtgtacaaataatattttttaaaaaatgcatAAAAGTCCACTCCACAAATAaaccaaacaaacaaaaaaagaaattaatttaatACTACTAGTCGCTTCCGTAAGAGCTAAGTATCCTAGGTCATGTTATTAACAATATAATCTCAAAGACAAAGCATATCATATTATCATGATTCTGTTAATGTACAATAATATAGGAAAAGGAAAGCATGAATTCCCCACTTGGTCTAAAATCTAAATTCTAGTTTAATTGAACCCGTTGATATAGCTTTTGACACACTGCAGCTTCATCAAAATGGTGGAGTTGCTTTGTTTACACTCTGGACAAATTTTCTAAAAGCTTCTTACTCGTTTAATATGATTCTTGAAACCAGTTAGTGAGaacgaaaaaaaaattatatattcatATCTGGTATATTTGTTATGATTTTCAAATCAAAATTCTTTGTTTAGAATATATAAGATATGGAAATTAATTTGATTTGTTATAACtgatataaaaattttttattttttagatgatTTGAGTGGAATTAAAAGATTTAATAGGTTAAAAATaaaagttattttttaatttttagatattAATATAAAAGAAAATTGTTTGGAGAGCGGAAGAGATGATGAAAGTCTAATGGTAGTTAGAGCAGAAAGTGAGTCAAGTTAAGTTCAAGCGCAATTCAACTCACGAAAATTGAACTTGGCTTATGGTTCAGTTCATTTATAGTCGAGCCTATTTGTACAGTTCAAATTCAACTCACCAAAGACTCACGAATTTGGTCAACTAACAACTATAATTTTATATGAATAAAAACTTATGTCTCTATCAATTATAATTTATGTCCTCTATNNNNNNNNNNNNNNNNNNNNNNNNNNNNNNNNNNNNNNNNNNNNNNAATCTCATAAATCTCATAATCTCAACTTATCATACTGTTAACGAGTCAAATTCAAGTTGACTCACCAACGACTGTTCAACAACTTTTCGACATGTAAATATGTGATGTagaattattttataaataaaggatAAAAAGGTGAAATCACTGATTTAAATCAAATTATTTATCATTAAATTACAATTTAAACATAAATATAGATTTGTAAATCATTTTAATTCCTATTTTAAACTATTCATTCTAAAAACAAtattcaaattttcattttattcatttgaaatcaaatcaaattatttataaaaataattaatttcataTACATCCATAAACTGTAGTATTAAATATTATGCTGACTCACACCTTTTCTTATCATTAATGAGACGTGGACTAATCTAAGACCCACGTCTCAATAATGAATATGAACACGGTGTGAGTCAACATCGTCCCACACACCCCATGTGTATATATCCCAATaaaatagtcaccaaaaaaaaatatatcccaATAAAATACTAACAAATCCACACATGATTCATCTAAATTGTATAtttaaatcataaatgggagaCAACAATAGTGCAAATATTCAATCACTAAATAGCAAATATTATCTATCAAATACAGAACTTTTGATAAGTTTCTTCTTTCCCCCCTTTTTTTGGGTTGCAAAGACTAATAAGATTCAAGGAAACCATATTTTGATATATCTACTGCTTCTGAGGCCCCAAATTTTAATATTCTTCACTTTAAAGATGAGCCACCGAATATGCTTCATATTTCATTTGAGAATAGTACTGTCTATTGAAGATATGACCCCAACAAATTGAAGCATGCATCAACAGCATATTTACTGTGTTGGAAGAATAGATTTGTATCTTATCCATGACTTAATAAGAGTCAACCAACAATGGAGTGAGTCCCCATTTGAAACATTTGGAAGTTTAAGTTCATAGGGTAATTCTGATTAATAGTGGATAGCAGTGATCTTTCTCATAACTTGGCCAAGAGTCCCTATTTTCACCATTCAAGAACCCCTCATGACGTTTCCATACTTCTGTATCATATTTCTCTGTGACACtgaaattcaaaccattttcttCAACCACCCCCAAGAACAGGTCCAATGAGTTGCCTCTTTTAGGACTTAAAAATATAGCCTCTGAAGATGCTGATTTGGACAATAGCCGTTTGACAATTCGAACAAGGCCTCCGTGGAAATCCTTAAAGAAAGTGCTTTAGAAAAGAACAAATTAAGCCGCAAATATAAGATAAGAGTAGCATAAAGATGGAAACAAAAAGCAAGTCAAGCTACATGTATGTGAATCTGTTTTGGCATTACGCGTGAGACACGTAATGCCTTTCATCCCACTGGAGAATAAATTTGAATATCTGCATATCTCCAAGTTTAAAAATTGAAACTGATAGAAAagttaacaaaagaaacaaagaaaagcaaCCCCATTTGCCAGCCAACCATTACATTAATGTAAAATTTTATTCATCAGAAAAGAACAAATCTTCCTTCATAAAAACAAGAGATTTGGAGCCTTATGACTACCAACTCATGCTGATCTATTGTTTAACTGTTATCCTTATCCAATATGACAAAACAAATGCTATAGTCATGAAATAACATTTCCCATTAAGTAATAAGCTAAAGGCTTCCAATGATACCACTACAACTGTAAATAAGACGTTTAAGTAGAAATGGAAAAAAGAGGCACAGAAACCAGCTATACAGCAGAGAACAACTCAAAAGAAGAAAGTCTCACCAATCACTTGCAACAATGATATCGAAAGTGTCTGCAATATTATCTTCCTGATCCCAATGGAGCCGCATAGACTTCACAACTGTATCCCCAAATGCTCTAGAGTTGGCTTCAATGTTACGCTGAGTATCTGATTGTCATGGACAATCAATTACATTCAAGAAAGTATTAAATGACGACTGTATTTCTGAAGAGAACAAAGAACTGAGATGTAGACTAATTGTAAAACCTTTTTTTTTCCCGAAGTAAAGAGTAACCACCCAAATTGGTCTCTAAGGAATTTCTGATTGGGTCACTTTGGTCTTCAACACATTTTTATTACTCTAGAAGTTCTCGAAACAGATTGGTAACTCTATAAAAGAGACTAATTTGTCTTACAATAATGTTTTCTTTAAACCTAATTGTCTTATAATGAAACTTATTAGGAATTTATTTGTCCAATATGcatattaaaaatttattgaCAGCATCGGAGAGTCTAATCTATCTGATGGAAGTAATTTTTGGGGACTTCCAgagtaataaaaatttattagaaaTCACAATGTCGAATCTGAAATTCCTTGGGACCAATTTGAGTGCTTATTTAAAGAAATTTCATTAGAAAAGAAAGAGATTGCAAAGGAGGATCAGAAATCCTCATGCATTCTATGCTGATAAACCATATTTCTTTGTACATTGGATAAAGAAACACCATGAAACAGACCATGAGAAGAGCACCAAAGGGATGCCCAAAAATTAGTCATCATTATTCACACATTTGATCACTTTCACATTGTAAAAAGTAAGTCTACACATCTACACTTCTACAAAGCACAACAAAATGTCCCAAACATGCTGCAACTCGTCTCAGTTGTCAACTTCTACTCTCGAATAAAATGTTCAAAGTTCTCACTAATTTCAGGAATCACTGAACATGTTGCAGTTAATACCACAACGGTTAATGAGTTCAGCCAACATTTATTAGAGAAAAAAGATATCAACTAACCATCGCAACATAGCTATTATCAATTTTGATTTGATGTATATAACATAGTTACTCTCCTTcacaaacaaaattttaaaataagatcATCAGAAGAAAGCCCTGTTATCCGTATCCTCAACGCAGCATAGTATCCTTATTTAGATAAGCTTAAAGTGAAAATGTATTGACTTCGGAAAAATacaatcttttcaaaatataagaagaagaggaACTTTTGTCATTATATATAACAAAACCAAAAGGATACAATAAACCACTTGGGGATTTCCATCTGAGATTACAACCTCTGATGCCTCAGTAACAGCTGCAATAACAAACCCAGCCAAGCCATAGCCAGAACCAAGTTCAATAACTTTTTTAGACCTAAGATAATTTAAATTCATACATAAACATTATAACAGAGCAAAGTGAGAAAAGATGCTAGTAAACAGAGcaacaaaattcaaagtaaacttgagtaaaatcaagaaagaaataTAGTTTTTTGAACCTGAATATATCTGCTTGCGACAAGCAAAAGTGAGCAAGAACATCTTCGGATGGCCAATTACCTGCAGAAGACATCATGATTTATAGGTACAAACTGTATCAATAAAAGACCAAGATCATGTTTTATAATTATTCAAAAGTAATTAGTTGTCTAGCGAATTCAAACACACACTAAGTATTTTGAGGATGATATAAAAGGAACCTACAGACAAGGCCAGTGTTGTCAATGTTGTATCTGTTGCATATCTCAAAATCACTGAGCTGAGCATGGTTTTCCACTCTTTGTCTGCAAAACCAAAATACGCCACATTATCATTCAAGCAAATTAAATATTCAACCAAGAAAGTCACATGGGAATGAGATTGTCATTGAATTCTATAGAAACAACATACACACCACAAGAAGAATCAATTCAAACAAACGAATCCTTGACACAATTTAGCTTTTAAAAAACAATTTTCTATGATTCACAGAAAGCAAGCAATCTCACTAATTGAAACTAAAGCCTGATACACATGAGCTCAACTAAACTAAATATTACTACATTGTGAacataactaaattaattaaacaaattttCCAGCAAAAAACATTGAAAAAACTCACGTCAAAAACAGTTGCTGAGAGCCAGGGACAGGAAGAGTGTAACAAACTCGCATATCCATGGTGGAACCGTTGCGTGTATTGGAGCCACATTCATCATCAGCATTCACTTTCACTTCATGACAGTGTATCAAATTGAATCCATGCGTTGTTCTTCTCGAAATTCTCTTAATACGCGTTTCAGATTCCTCATCNNNNNNAAGTAAGTCGGAAGAGTTGAATTACGTGGCTTAGGATGAGAATTGCGAGGGAGAAGAGCGTGGCGGAGGATCTGCCATCTCAAAGAGGAAGCTTTCTCCTTTGTTCTGCTACTTTCCATCGAAGTGGGAACCAAAGAATGTCGTTTTGGTTTCACAACGTGCCGTTTTGAGGCAGAGTACCAAAACGACGATGAAGAGTAAGGTGAGCTGGTTAACTGAAACTGAAAGTGTGAAATACTGAACTAGTTTTGTATTAATTACTAATTAAAACCTTTTTGGATAAAAGAAAATTAagtatcaataataataataataataagtgcagattttgtattttttttaatttttatcataagATTTTAATTTCTAATGTAGGTTAATTTATATGCATTGACAATAAAAGTCAAACAACTTTAAAATCCAAAGGGACATGAATTGCtggacatctttgataattcataATAGAACTCAAATTTACATGAATGTTCATAATAATCcaacattttttttcatttcattcaAATGAACTATTACAAAAGTCATACAATATTGGTTGAAGCATCAAGAATGACATGTAAACAGCTATATACAACCTTGAACCTAGTAACTACAAATTACAACAATGGTGTAATTTACAAACTTAGTATAGAGGACACCCTTGAGCTGTGACACCTTGAGCAGTTGGACATGAAGCTAAAGGGCAACCATCAACTTCACTCCCCCACCAGTTTAAGTTAACATTTTCCATCCCTAAACACAAGTAAAGCAGCACTCCCATGAATGCTAATCCGGCATCAAGTCCTCCGGACAAGGCATAATTGTGTCGGCTCCACCACCCGCGATAGTATCTGTAGGCGACAAACCCTGAGAGGAATCCAACAAGAACCCAACTAGTGTAGTTCACCGGAGTGCCCGGAGGCATTTCGGCTACGGCAGCCAAGATAACTGGCATGGTTATAAGTCTAATCCAATGTTTGTTTGGGAAGGTTTTGTGTGCTAGCCATACTAATAAAGGAGCAATAGCACCAGCCAAGAAGAACCAGTTTATGGCTGAGTAGTGTCCAAGATCTCCAAAGATTCTGTGAGGACCTATCAAACCCCATATGACAGATGCATCATAGAATACATGATCAGTGGGACAAGTCCATGGACTACTTCCTGGAAGCAATTCTCTATCACATATGTCTGGAATAGTGCTCATGAGCCACCATGCTGTTGTTAAATGGACCAAAGCGGATATAGTAGTGCCAAGTATCTAACAGAGTAATGCAACACCgcccaaaactattcagaattggaagaaaaaaaagaagaaatagttGCATAAAATCTGCACATAATGTGTGGGCTAAGATATTCTTACATAGGAACAAGTTTATTTACAATAAAAGTGGGTTTCATGCAACATATACTCACTTATTTTTGGGTCTCGTACTTTTTTTTGCAAATGTGTTTAATTCTTACACTTGTGTTCATGTAAGAATTTCTCATAAGGTAAGTGGATATGCATGAGAGTGGGTGATGTGAGTGTAAATTTCAAATTTGTAGTGTGATATTACTTAAACATTATAAAGCAAGGATGAATAAAAAGAATTTGTATGATATTGTAGGGCCAGATCAAAATTCAAGAGTATACGAAGAATTGAATATTCAAGAATCATTTTCCATGTACAAGCATAAATATAAGAAGTCACACTGATCTTTCTCTCAACTTCTATGAATAATGAGGTAGATTGTGTGTGCAAACCTGTGCAACGAACATTGATCTAGGAGGGATTTTCATGTAATGGCCAAGCTTGAAGTCTTGCAAAAAAGAAATCCCCAGTTTCATACTTCCATTCCCATATGTCTTAAACAAAATGTTTGCAATGGGATATCCTGGATAGATGTATCCAATTATGTATTCTGTGATAACATTCAAAGCCGGTGCCTTCATCAGGAACCAAAACAAAATTGTTATCCATTTGATATTACAACAGTAAAAGGATTATGAGACAGCACCTATACTTTAACTTTTCAAATTaaatcattttaaattcaattatttaGCAGGTTATATTGTCATCTAATTGTTGCATAAGTGCAATTTTGTGCCACAAGTTTTGTCAATTCAGCATTATGATAGCATAGGGAATTGTCATAAATGATCATAAATGCAATGCTTTTATACCTGATTTGTTGTAGCTCTAATGATTCCAATTGGAAGAGTGAATGATAGAGCAACAACACATGCTAACACCACACCCCACCATGGAAGCTGGAGTTGATCGTTATAATATCTGCATATGAACATAATTGCAGTGATGTTGAACAATAGAATGCAAATAAACCACCATTCAGGAACTTGTTTATAATTTTTTCTCATCAGCTTAGTGTGTATATCAATCTTCTTGTCTTGGAATGCAGACTTGCTTAGTTGTAATATGTCCCTGCTCCATTGAAAGACATACTTCAATCACATTGACAGACCCACAGTTacaaaagttaatgaaaaataaaaGGTAAATCAAATGGTTAGAGTCTTATTCATAAATGAAATGGTATCATGCATAACATACTAATATTACTTTCCAAAGAAAAACTTGTAAAGCTTGTACCTTCCATGGAAGAGGAGTACATGAACAAGAGTTGCAGAAAGACAAGCAAAAGCAAAGCCATATGCCATTGCAAAGCTTATGCTAAGATAAAGAGGGCCATCGCGCTCGTATGCCTCTAGGTCGAGGCGAAAGTTAGGGTCTATAATATCTGATATGTTGTATTTCTGGCCATTGGACATGAATAGTTCATCTGAAAGTATGGGAAATTTTCTTGCATTGTAGATATTCAGCCAATAAGCAGAGGGAATAAGGACATAGACAAAAATGGCAAAACCAGCAGCAACATTAGCAGTAGCAAACCAAGGACTAGCCAAAGGGCTACCAA is from Arachis ipaensis cultivar K30076 chromosome B01, Araip1.1, whole genome shotgun sequence and encodes:
- the LOC107607435 gene encoding calmodulin-lysine N-methyltransferase, producing MESSRTKEKASSLRWQILRHALLPRNSHPKPHEESETRIKRISRRTTHGFNLIHCHEVKVNADDECGSNTRNGSTMDMRVCYTLPVPGSQQLFLTQRVENHAQLSDFEICNRYNIDNTGLVCNWPSEDVLAHFCLSQADIFRSKKVIELGSGYGLAGFVIAAVTEASEVVISDGNPQVVYYTQRNIEANSRAFGDTVVKSMRLHWDQEDNIADTFDIIVASDCTFFKDFHGGLVRIVKRLLSKSASSEAIFLSPKRGNSLDLFLGVVEENGLNFSVTEKYDTEVWKRHEGFLNGENRDSWPSYEKDHCYPLLIRITL
- the LOC107606060 gene encoding oligopeptide transporter 7-like isoform X2, producing the protein MADHHEIHAPLLHTEPPSTVPENSPAEEDYEDSSIEQVSLTVPVTDDPFLPVFTFRTWILGTLACVLLSFLNQFFWYRREPLSLTAISAQIAVVPAGHLLAATVTDRRFWKGTRFEFTMNPGKFSVKEHVLITIFANSGAASVYAIHFVSAVKVFYRKEVTALMGFLVVITTHLLGFCWAGLLRRYLVEPAGMWWPQNLVQVSLFRALHEKEERPKGGLTRNQFFFMAFVCSFAYYVLPGYLFPMLTSLSWMCWMFPNSIVAQQIGSGLHGLGLGVVGFDWSSICAYLGSPLASPWFATANVAAGFAIFVYVLIPSAYWLNIYNARKFPILSDELFMSNGQKYNISDIIDPNFRLDLEAYERDGPLYLSISFAMAYGFAFACLSATLVHVLLFHGRDILQLSKSAFQDKKIDIHTKLMRKNYKQVPEWWFICILLFNITAIMFICRYYNDQLQLPWWGVVLACVVALSFTLPIGIIRATTNQAPALNVITEYIIGYIYPGYPIANILFKTYGNGSMKLGISFLQDFKLGHYMKIPPRSMFVAQILGTTISALVHLTTAWWLMSTIPDICDRELLPGSSPWTCPTDHVFYDASVIWGLIGPHRIFGDLGHYSAINWFFLAGAIAPLLVWLAHKTFPNKHWIRLITMPVILAAVAEMPPGTPVNYTSWVLVGFLSGFVAYRYYRGWWSRHNYALSGGLDAGLAFMGVLLYLCLGMENVNLNWWGSEVDGCPLASCPTAQGVTAQGCPLY
- the LOC107606060 gene encoding oligopeptide transporter 7-like isoform X1, whose translation is MADHHEIHAPLRNAQFHTFSSIIVWFSLFSYTNTLRFRVSFVSVHTEPPSTVPENSPAEEDYEDSSIEQVSLTVPVTDDPFLPVFTFRTWILGTLACVLLSFLNQFFWYRREPLSLTAISAQIAVVPAGHLLAATVTDRRFWKGTRFEFTMNPGKFSVKEHVLITIFANSGAASVYAIHFVSAVKVFYRKEVTALMGFLVVITTHLLGFCWAGLLRRYLVEPAGMWWPQNLVQVSLFRALHEKEERPKGGLTRNQFFFMAFVCSFAYYVLPGYLFPMLTSLSWMCWMFPNSIVAQQIGSGLHGLGLGVVGFDWSSICAYLGSPLASPWFATANVAAGFAIFVYVLIPSAYWLNIYNARKFPILSDELFMSNGQKYNISDIIDPNFRLDLEAYERDGPLYLSISFAMAYGFAFACLSATLVHVLLFHGRDILQLSKSAFQDKKIDIHTKLMRKNYKQVPEWWFICILLFNITAIMFICRYYNDQLQLPWWGVVLACVVALSFTLPIGIIRATTNQAPALNVITEYIIGYIYPGYPIANILFKTYGNGSMKLGISFLQDFKLGHYMKIPPRSMFVAQILGTTISALVHLTTAWWLMSTIPDICDRELLPGSSPWTCPTDHVFYDASVIWGLIGPHRIFGDLGHYSAINWFFLAGAIAPLLVWLAHKTFPNKHWIRLITMPVILAAVAEMPPGTPVNYTSWVLVGFLSGFVAYRYYRGWWSRHNYALSGGLDAGLAFMGVLLYLCLGMENVNLNWWGSEVDGCPLASCPTAQGVTAQGCPLY